A stretch of the Vitis riparia cultivar Riparia Gloire de Montpellier isolate 1030 chromosome 13, EGFV_Vit.rip_1.0, whole genome shotgun sequence genome encodes the following:
- the LOC117927752 gene encoding putative disease resistance RPP13-like protein 1, translating to MGLITVLENIAQEKVELGLKEGEGEELSPRPPSTSLVDESSVYGRNEIKEEMVKWLLSDKENSTGNNVDVMSIVGMGGSGKTTLAQLLYNHDTVKQHFHLKAWVCVSTEIFLIKELKLKERVGNKKFLLVLDDVWDMKSLHWDGLRIPLLTAAEGSKIVVTSRSETAAKIMRAVPTHHLGTLSPQDSWSLFTKLAFPNGHSSAYRQLEPIGRKIVDKCQGLPLAVKALGSLLYYKAEKREWEDILNSETWHSQTNHEILPSLRLSYQYLSPPVKRCFAYCSIFPKDYEFDKEKLILLWMAEGLLHSGQSNRRMEEEISDDICSIDTGSHGSGICGFNNHCIA from the exons ATGGGCTTGATTACTGTACTTGAAAACATTGCACAAGAAAAAGTTGAGCTTGGGCTGAAAGAAGGCGAGGGTGAGGAACTGTCACCAAGACCACCATCCACTTCTCTGGTGGACGAGTCCTCTGTGTACGGCAGGAATGAAATTAAGGAGGAGATGGTGAAATGGTTGCTTTCTGATAAGGAAAATTCAACAGGCAACAACGTAGATGTGATGTCCATAGTGGGCATGGGCGGCAGCGGCAAGACCACACTCGCTCAGCTTCTCTATAACCATGACACGGTCAAGCAACACTTCCACTTGAAAGCATGGGTCTGTGTTTCCACTGAGATTTTTCTCATCAAGGAG CTTAAACTCAAAGAGAGAGTAGGTAACAAGAAATTTCTTCTTGTTCTGGACGACGTCTGGGATATGAAGTCTCTTCATTGGGATGGCCTACGAATTCCACTCCTCACTGCAGCAGAGGGAAGCAAGATCGTTGTGACTAGTCGTAGTGAAACTGCTGCAAAAATCATGCGAGCGGTCCCTACTCATCATCTGGGGACATTAAGCCCTCAAGATAGTTGGTCCCTATTTACAAAACTTGCATTTCCAAACGGACACTCCAGCGCTTATCGACAGCTTGAACCCATAGGGAGAAAGATTGTGGACAAGTGCCAAGGATTGCCTTTGGCTGTTAAAGCACTCGGAAGCCTCTTGTACTACAAGGCCGAAAAAAGAGAATGGGAAGATATTTTGAATAGCGAAACGTGGCATTCCCAAACTAATCATGAAATTCTTCCGTCTCTTAGATTGAGTTATCAGTATCTCTCTCCTCCTGTGAAGCGTTGTTTTGCTTACTGTTCAATTTTTCCCAAGGATTATGAATTTGACAAAGAGAAGCTGATTCTATTATGGATGGCAGAAGGGCTTTTACACTCAGGACAAAGTAACAGAAGAATGGAAGAG GAAATTTCTGATGACATTTGCAGCATAGACACTGGTAGCCATGGTAGTGGGATTTGTGGATTTAACAACCATTGTATTGCTTGA